CTCGGCACGACGCTCCGCGTAGCGGGCGACGGTTTCCTTGCGCTGCTCGTTCTTGGCGATCTTTGACTTCTTAGCCATGAATTATCGCTCCTCGCGGAATTCGACGTGCTTGCGAACCACGGGATCGTACTTGTTCATGGAGATACGATCCGGGTTGTTTCGCTTGTTCTTACGGGTGACATAGGTGTAACCGGTGCCAGCCGTAGACTTCAGCTTGATGATGGGACGGATATCATTACGTGCCATTTTTCAGTTACACCTTCTCTC
This sequence is a window from Corynebacterium doosanense CAU 212 = DSM 45436. Protein-coding genes within it:
- the rpmG gene encoding 50S ribosomal protein L33; the protein is MARNDIRPIIKLKSTAGTGYTYVTRKNKRNNPDRISMNKYDPVVRKHVEFREER